Within Spinacia oleracea cultivar Varoflay chromosome 4, BTI_SOV_V1, whole genome shotgun sequence, the genomic segment CTTTGTGTGACAGATTAATTTCCCATTTGAAAACAGAATTCCCGATATCTCATTTGGGGCCCATGAATTACTTTTTGGGAATTTCTGTCTCCCGTACTCCTTATATGCTTCTCTTTCAGCAAAAGTATGCACATGGAATTTCGAAACGTGCAGGCATGAGGACATTGTAATCCTGTTGCTACTCATGTTGACACTAATGCAAAGCTTAATGCAGATTCGGTTCCTCCAATGGCGGACCCAACTCAGTACCACAGTCTGGCATGTGCTCTACGGTGCCTTACATTTATTCGCCCTGACGTTGCCTATGCGATGCAACATGTGTGTCTTTTTATGCATGATCCACGGGAGCCTCATTTGTATACATTGAAGCGCATCCTACGTAATATTCATGGCACCATTGATCATGGATTACACATATATCCTACATCTACTTTGCACTTGATTACATATACTGATGTAGATTGAGGTGGGTGTTCTGACACTCGCCATTCGACTTCAGGATATTGTTGTTTCTTAGGGGACAATCTTATTTCTTGGTCTTCTAACGTCAGCATACTCTTTCTAGATCAAGCGCAGAGGCAGAATATAGAGGCGTTGCAGAGGTTGGTTATGTAACCTTCTTCTAGAGTTACATTTCCCTCTACGTTAGGTCACGTTTGTTGTGATAATGTCAGTGTTATTTATTTATGCAGCAACTTCGTCCAATATAAGAGCACCATACATGTAGATATGGACATCCATTTTTTTCGCGAAAAAGTGGCGTTGGGTCAGGTACATGTATTGCACGTTCCTTCGTGATTTTAGTTTGCAAACATTAAGGGCCTTCCTCGacaattttttttggatttcAGATCCAGTCTTAGCGTACGACCTCCTCCCTCTACGACAACAGAGGTCTGataaagatagaaatctgttaGGATTTAATCTCTTAGGATATTCGATGTATATTAGACTTCTAGTTATATTAGtgttcctaattctattaggactCATATTGTAATCCCTATATATTTGATCAAACACTCCAATTCAAGGATCTTTCTCAAAATCTAGCACATACTTTTGCATTCATGTCCTAACCATATCTTGAATCTTTAGTGTGAAAACACGTTTTATTTATGGCTTCATAGTTCATACCGAACGATTTACGAAAATAGGCTCTTTTAAAACTTATAACTCATTTTGCATCGGAAGAAACTTATTTACCACACAATCTTAAACGTAGGATCGACGcaacattcattttttttccaGAGCAAAACCGTTATTTAGATAGCGGTTATACCAATAAAAAAGCGATATATGAGATAGCGGTTATACTAGTAAAACCGCTATCTCATGGCTCGTTCAATATCATTTTCAGTTTCtaatttttggttttttggttttataagccatatgatttatattgaatcatgaactaaaaaaaacatatttatagtaatcatgttaattttgaaaaccgacaacaaaaaactgaaaactaatttttgtaattcatattttggtttttagttttgtaaaaaacagaaactgaaaacaaaaaacgataccTAACAGGCCCCCATATAACAGTTACACCAGATAACAGTTTTACCTACAACATATGAATCCCTCAATTTTACTAGTACTTCGTCATTTTGGAGTAAactaaaccaataaattattCCTCTGTAAAAAGAATTTCATATatgtcaaaaaaggaaaatttggtaatattaatccaacctttggccgattttcttttattaatcccacctacgacagattttataataatcccacctttactacccaacaacttttattgggcttaagtgatcaaaaatcggtgaaaaagtcaacgagatggtgatgaattgatgatagcgactgaatatatcgagagagggTACTTCCACGTAGAGACATATTACCGTCTACAACAAGTTTAT encodes:
- the LOC130472194 gene encoding uncharacterized mitochondrial protein AtMg00810-like; its protein translation is MAFVIAKSDTSLFTFKHGDNKAYLLLYVDDIILCTSSDALCDRLISHLKTEFPISHLGPMNYFLGISVSRTPYMLLFQQKYAHGISKRADSVPPMADPTQYHSLACALRCLTFIRPDVAYAMQHVCLFMHDPREPHLYTLKRILRNIHGTIDHGLHIYPTSTLHLITYTDVD